The nucleotide sequence GGAAGCTGCCGGAGCCTTCGCCGTCGTGCTGGAGGCCGTGCCCGCCCGCCTCGCCCGCCTCGTCACCGAGCGGTTGCACGTCCCCACCATCGGCATCGGGGCAGGGGTGCACTGCCGGGGTCAGGTGCTCGTCTACCACGACCTCCTCGGCGTGTACGAGGGCGAGGAGAAGAAGATTTCCAAGCGCTACGCCGAACTGGGCCGGGAGGCGCGGGAGGCCATCGCCACCTACGCCGCCGAGGTGCGGGCGCGGCAGTTCCCGACGAGGGAGCAGAGCTTCGTGATGAAGGACGAGGTGCTGGGGAAGCTGTACTGAGGGGTGAGCCAGACAAAAAGAAGCGTTCGCCTGTGCACGGGCGAACGCTTTCTCTTGCCGATTGCCTGTGACCCTCAGTTCCAGCGCCCGCCCCGCTGCTGCCGGGTCTCGGGCTCGGGCGCCGCGTAGGTCTCCTCGGCGCGGCTGAGCTTCTTGCGGCCATAGAGGCCTTCGAGGATGAACTCGGCGGCGGCCACGCGCACGGCGTCGTCGTTGCTGCCCGCCACCGTGACGGCGAGGTCGGTCAGGCCGGGGACCTGACGGGTGGCCTTCATGGCGCCCGCAGCGTCCCCCGACTGCGGGAAGCGGAAGACGTTGCCGTCCTCGAACCACTTCTCCAGCTCGCGCGTGTCGGCGCTGCCGAGCTGGCGGGCGTACACGGCCCCGGCGGCCTTGCGGATCACGTCACGGGCCACCGTGTCGGCGCCCTTGAGTTCGCCCTCGTACTCCAGCTCCATCTTGCCGGTGATCGCCGGAAGCCCCGCGTACACGTCGCTGACGCGCACGACCGGGTGGTCGCCCTGGGTCAGGGAGCGGCGCTCGGCGTTGGCCGACGCGACCTCCATCAGGCTGATCGGGAGGCGCTGCGAGACGCCGGACATCTTGTCCACCCGCCCGTCCTCGCGCGCCTGGAAGGCGATCTCCTCGATGAGTTCCGCCATGAAGTCGGGCACGATCACCCCGGTGTCGCGCACCGCCTCCTGCGCGGTGATCTCCATGCCCTGCCGCACGTCGGTGGGGTAGTGGGTACGGATCTCCGAGCCGATGCGGTCCTTGAGGGGCGTGACGATCTTGCCGCGCGCCGTGTAGTCCTCGGGGTTGGCCGAGAAGACGAGCATCACGTCGAGTTCCAGCCGAATGGGGTAGCCCTTGATCTGGACGTCGCCCTCCTGAAGGATGTTGAACAGCGCCACTTGCACCTTGGGCGCGAGGTCGGCGAGCTCGTTCACCGCGAAGATGCCCCGGTTGGCGCGCGGCAGCAGGCCGAAGTGCATCGAGCGGGTGTCGCCGAGCGAGGTGCCCAGCCGCGCCGCTTTGATGGGGTCCACGTCGCCGATCAGGTCCGCGACCGTCACGTCGGGGGTGGCGAGCTTTTCCACGTAGCGGGCGTCACGCGGCAGCCAGCGGATGGGGAGCTCCAAGCCGTGGACTTCGAGCAGGTGACGGCCCTCCGCCCCGATGGGGTTGAGGGGATCGTCGGGCATGTCCACCCCGTCGATCACGGGCACGAACTCGTCGAGGAGGCCGGTGATCGCGCGCAGGATGCGGCTCTTGGCCTGACCGCGCAGGCCGAGCAGGATGAAGTTCTGGCGCGCGAGGAGCGCGTTGGTGAGCTGGGGGATAACGGTCTCGTCGTAGCCGATCACACCGGGGAAGAGGTCCTCGCCGCCCCGCAGCTTGCGCGTCAGGTTCTCGCGCACCTCGTCGTGGACGAGACGAACGCGACCGTCGAAGGGCGTGCGGCCCGCGTATTCCGGCGTCTGAAGCAGTTCTCCGAGCGTCCTGGCCCTCACCTGTCCCTGTACGGCAGTCATGATTGGGGGAAGCTAGCACGCACGTCTGGGCGCGAATGTGCGGCTGAGGGGAGAAAGGGAGGGTCGGCCCCTCTCAGGAGGACAGGTGGACCGAGGTGCTCGCGGCGGTCTGCTCGTCCTCCAGCACCTTGTAGGCGCACAGCGCCGCCAGGGCTGCGAGTTCCGCAGGAACGCCGCCGAGGGACAGCCCCACGTCCTTCCCGTCCACCACGCCGCCGATGCGTCCCTCCAGCCGGTCCCCGCTGCGGCGCAACTCCACGTCCTTGCCGCTGACGCGGCCCGAGAAGCGTCCGGTCATCCGGTCCCCGTCCGCGGTCAGGCGCACGTCGTCCCCGCCCACGCGCCCGCCCAGCCGCACGCGCGCCCCCTGCGGCGTGACTTCGCCGTCCACGTCGAACCCGGCGAAGGTGCCCCCGACGCGCCCGTCCACGTTCCCGCCATGCAGCGTCAGCGCGATGTCCCTGCCCTGGAAGGGCCCGCCGACGCGCCCGCGCAGCTTCTCCCCGTCCCAGTCCGCGCGCAGGTCGTAGCCCAGCCGCGGGCCCCCGATCCGTCCGTTCAATTCACCCATGCGCCCGGGTACGCTCTGCGCCGCACAGGAGTTGCCGCGGCACACTGGCCGGGTGCCTCGACCCGCCTGTCCCGCCGACGCCGACACCATCGCCCTTCACCGCTACCTGGACGAGGCCGACGCCGCCGAGCGCCCCACCTATGCCGCCTGGGTCGCCGACGCCCTGAGACGCGGCGTGTACGCCGGGTTTCTCGCCAGGGACGGAGGAGAGGTCGTCGCGGGCGCGGGCCTGACCCTGCTGGAGTGGGGCCCCACGCGCGGTGACCCCAGCCCCTACCGAGCCCGGATCGTCAACGTCTGGACGCACCCGGGGCACCGGCGGCGCGGCCTCGCCTGGACCCTCGTCACCCTCTGCCTGGACGCGGCCCGGGAGCGCGGCGTCACCCGGGTCGGCCTGGGCACGAGCGAGACGTCCCGCCCGCTGTACGAGGCGCTGGGCTTCCGGGCGAGCGGGACGGAGATGCACCTCAGGCTGGAAGACGTGCCCTTCTGAACGTGCCCCACCGCCCTCCCGGGTCCCCGACGCTACACTCCCCCCATGTACCGGGCGGTCATCGGCCTCGAAGTTCACCTGCAACTGCGCACGCGCACCAAAATCTTCAGCGCGTGCCCCGCCGACTACCACGGGGCCGAGCCCAATGCGTTCACCGACCCCCTCACCCTCGGGCTGCCGGGCACCCTGCCCACCCTCAACCGCGAGGCCGTCGAACTCGCCATGATGTTCGGCCTCGCCCTGGGCTGCGACGTGTCGGGGTTCACCCAGTTTCACCGCAAGAACTACTTCTACCCCGACGCGCCCAAAAACTTCCAGCTCTCGCAGTACGACCGCCCCATCGCGCGGGACGGGGTTCTGGAGGTGGGCGGGGGCCGCGTCCGCATCAAGCGCGCCCACCTGGAGGACGACGCCGGGAAGCTGCTGCACCCCACCTACGCCCCCTACAGCCTGCTCGACCTCAACCGCGCCGGGTCTCCTCTGATCGAGATGGTGACGGAGGCGGACATCCGGGGGGCGGAGCAGGCCCGCGCCTTCCTGGAGGCGGTGCAGGCCATCGCCCAGTCCCTGGGGGTCAGTGACGCCACGCCCGAGGAGGGCAAGATGCGCTGCGACGTGAACATCAGCGTCCACCACCCCGGCGAGCCCTGGGGCACCAAGGTGGAGGTCAAGAACCTCAACTCCTTCCGCTCGGTGGGGCGCGCCATCGAGTTCGAGGCGGCGCGGCAGGAGCGGGTGCTGAGCACGGGGGGCCGCGTCACCCAGGACACGCTGGGCTGGGACGAGGGGGGGGGCAAGACCTTCCTGATGCGCACCAAGGAGGGCGAGGCCGACTACCGCTATTTCCCCGAGCCCGACCTCCCGCCGCTGGACATCACGCCGGAGTGGGTCGAGCGCGTGCGGGCCCGGATGCCCGAGCTGCCCGCCCAGAAGCGCGAACGGCTGGTGCTCGCGGGCGTGCGCGAGAGCGACGCGGAGACGCTGAGCCTCAACGTCCCCCTGGGCCGCTTCTACGACGAGGCGCTGGCGAGCACGCCCGCCCCCGACGCCCAGAGGCTCGCCAACTGGCTGCTGACGGACGTGGCGGGGTTCCTGGCCGCACGGGAGGAGACGATCCGTGACACGGGCCTGAACCCCGCCCACCTCGCCGCCCTCGTGCGCCTGTTGGGTGCGGGCACGATTGGCGGACGGGTCGCCAAGGACCTTCTCGCCGACGTGATGGCGGGGCAGGACCCGGAGGCGCTCGTGCGCGAACGCGGCCTGAGCGTGGTGACCGACACCGGGGCCATCGACGCCGCCATCGACGCGGCGATGCGGGCCGACCCGGCGACCGTGGAGAAGGTGCGCGCCGGAAACGCCAAGGCGATGAACGCCCTGTTCGGCCCGGTGATGAAGGCGACCGGGGGCCAGGCCAAGCCGGAGGTCGTGCGCGAGCGGCTGCAAGCGAAGTTGGGGCTGTGAGGGGGGGCGGTAGGCTCTGCGCCGTCCGCCGTCCGCCTGGGTCCCCGGCGACGGGAGACGCCCCGTGACCCCGGCCCGCTGGCGCTCCGCCGCGCTCGCCGCCCTGACGGTCCAGGTGATGGGCCTGTTCGCCCTCGTCGCCTACGCCCTGTGGCGCGGGAATTTCTCGACGGGGGCGTGGTTCACGGCGGTGGAGGCGTTCTTGTCGGGGCTCGTGCTCGCGTGGTGGACGGCGGTGTTTCGGCGCTTCACGCGGGGGCGGGCGGTGGCCCCCGGCGACGGGGCGCTGCGGGCGCTGAGCCTCGCTTTTCCGTGGCTGACGTCCTTTCGGCTGGTGCTGTGGTTTCTGCTCCTGCTCAGCCTGGCGAACGGCGGGGCGCCCGAGGCGAACGGCGTCGCCCTGACGGCCCTGATGACGGTGTGGCCTGCGAGCATCCTGGCGGGGAACGCGGTGTACGGTACCCTCGCGCGCCTCGCGCCCCAGCCGGGGGACCCCCTGCGGCGCAAGCGGCTCGCCGACTGGCTCAACGTGGCCGCCGCGCTCAGCCTGGCGATGGCGGTGTTCAACGTGGTGCCCATCGCGGGCTTCAGCGACCGGCCCACCCTGGGCGCCCAGCTCGTCTACGGGCTGAGCGGCGCCCTGGACGTGCTCGCCACCCTGCTCGCCCTGCGCGCGGTGCAGGTGGCCCCGGCGGGCGAGGAGCGCTGAGCGGTAGCTAGTACTCGACCTTCGCCACGCTGCCCTGCCACGCGCGGAAGGCGGCCAGCGCCTCCTCGCGGCCCTCCTGGGTGGTCGGGAGCTGGCGCTCGGCGTGGGGTTTGGCAATCTCCCCGTAGATGAACTCGTCGGAAAAACCGATGGCGTCCGCGTCCGACTGGGTGCAGGCGTAGTGCAGGGCGCAGAGGCGGGCCCAGTAGATCGCGCCCAGGCACATCGGGCACGGCTCGCAGCTCGTGTAGATCTCGCAGTCGGAGAGGTGGAAGCGGCCCAGGAGCCGGATCGCCTCGACCTCGGCGTGGGCGGTGGGGTCGCTGTTCTGGGTCACGCGGTTGACGCCCGTGGCGACGATCTCGCCGTCCCGGACGATCACCGCGCCAAAGGGGCCGCCCTGCCCCTGCAACACGTTCTCCAGGGCCAGGCGGGCCGCCTCGCGCATGGGGGAGCTGGCGGGGAGGTCGGGGGTGGGAGTCGGGTCGGTCATGGGTCACCTTCCAGGTGGCCCGGGGAGCAAAGAGCGGGCCGCGCATGGTTGGTCGCCTGCGGCCCCGCTGGTTATCCATGCAGAACAGTGGGCGCCCCCAGGGTACGGCGGCGGCGGGGCGGGGACAAGCCGGGCCCCCCGCTCCCCAACATCCTCATTCCCGGCGAAGGGTATGCTGCGCGTCAGTCATGACTCAGGAAGACCTCAAGCACGGGCGCGGTTTGCCAGGGCCGCTGGTGTCGCTGGGCGACCTCGCGTGGGACGTGCTCGCCAAGCCCGACACCATGCTGATGGCCGGGGGCGACACCACCGGACGCCTCGAACTCTCGGGCGGCGGCTCGGCGGCCAACCTCGCCGTCTGGGCGAGCCGCGCCGGTTTCCCCTCCGCCTTTGTCGGCAAGATCGGGCGCGACCGCTTCGGCGAACTCGCCACCGCCGAACTGGAGGCCGAGGGCGTGACGGGCCACCTCGTCCTCAGTGACGAGCACCGCACGGGCGTCATCCTCGCCCTGATCGACCGCCGGGGCCAGCGCGCGATGCTCACCGGGCAGGGGGCGGACTGGGAGCTGCTGCCGGGGGAATTGCCGCGCGACCTTCTCGCGGGCGCCGGGCACCTGCACCTCACCGCCTGGAGCCTCTTTCGCGACCCGCCGCGGGGGGCCGCGCTGGAGGCCGCGCGGGTCGCCAAGGCGGGCGGGGCGACGCTGAGCCTCGATCCCGGCAGCTTCCAGATGATCGGGCAGATGGGGCGCGAGGATTTCCTGGAGATCGTGGACGCCGTGCCCTTCGACGTGATCTTCCCCAACGCCGACGAGGCCCACGCCATGAGCGGCTGCACCGACCCGGACCGGGCGCTGGGCTGGCTGCGCGGGCGCTACCCGCACGCCCTGGTGGTCCTCAAGCTCGACGAGGAGGGCGCCCTGCTGGAGGGGCCCGGTCAGCCCCGCACCCATGTCCCGGCGACCCGGGACCGCCTGATCGACGCGACCGGGGCGGGGGACGCCTTCGGGGGCGCCTTCCTGGCCGGGTGGCTGCGGCACGGGGACGCCGCGCAGGCCGCCCGCCTCGCCGTGCAGGTGGGCGGCTGGGTGGTCGCCCGCTTTGGGGCCCGGCCCCCTGCCGACGCCGACCTCGGGGCCCGGCTCGCCGCCTTCCGCCCGGAGGTGGGGGCGTGACGCGGCTGCAAGGGAAGGGCACGCCCCTGTGGGTGTGGCTGCTCCTGGTCCTCTTCATTCTCCTGCTGCTGGCGGCGGGCGGGGTCTTCGCCTTCCTGCGCAGCCTCACCGGCCCGGCGGGCGGGCAGGCGTACACGCTGGAGGTCAAGCCGGGGGACACCCTCCCGGCCATCGCCCGGCGGCTGGAGGCGCGCGGCATCGTGAAAAATGCCCGCGCCCTGCGCTTCGTGATGGACCGCAACGGCACGGCGGGGAGCCTCAAGGAGGGGCTCTACGACCTCAGCGGCACCATGAACGTCTATCAGGTCGCCGAGAAACTGGCGGGCCCCGCGCGCATCCCCACCGTCAGCGTCACCGTCCCCGAGGGGCGGCGAATTCAAGACATCCCGCCCATCTTCGAGAAGGCAGGCTTCGCGGCGGCGCAGGTACAGGCGGCCCTCAATGACGCTTCCCTGAGCCAGTACGCGCGGGGCAAGCAGAAGAACCTCGAGGGCTTCGTCTTCCCGGCCACGTACGAGTTCCGGGTGGGCGAGACGCCCAGGAGCGCCGTGCAGGAGATGGTGGCCCGGATGGAGCGGGAGTTCACCCCGGCGAACGTGGCCAAGGCCAAGGCGCTGGGCCTCGGCGTGCGCGACTGGGTGATCCTGGCGAGCATGGTGCAGGCCGAGGCCGCGAACGACGAGGAGATGCCGATCATCGCGGGGGTGTTTCTCAACCGCCTGCGGGACGGCATCAACCTGGGCAGCGACCCCACCGTCGCTTACGGGCTGGGCAAGGACCTCCCCGAACTCGACCGCAGCGCCGGGGACTTCACCAAGGACACGCCGTACTCGACCTACACCCGCCCGGGCCTGCCCGCCGGACCGATCAACAACCCCGGCCAGGCCGCCCTGCTGAGCGTCCTCTCGCCCGAGCGCAAGCTGGACGACGGGCGCGACGCCCTGTACTTCCTGCACGGGCTGAACGGCAAGATCTACGTCAACCACGACTACACCGCCCACCTGCGGGACATCGACCGTTACCGCTGAGGTGTCTGGCGCCGCCAGACGGCCCTGACACCTAGACTCGCCCCATGCCCTCCCGCGACTTCCTGGAACGGCGCAACGCCCTGTGGGCGCGGCTGCGCGAGTTGACTCCGGGCGCCCCCGACTTCGAGGCGACCCTCACCGAACTCTCCACCCTGATCGGCTGGGAGAGGGAGCGGGTGCTCGCCGGGCTGGGGTTGACGCCCGAGGACGCGCCGCCGCCGGGTGAGGAGCGGTCGTGAGCGCCGGAGGTGGCTCGGAGGTCGTTCCCTTCGACCTGGGGCGGATGTTCCTGGGGGACGTGCCGCCGCTCTTCTTGCTGGAGATCGTCTTCCGCACCGGGGTGATCTTCCTGTGGCTGGTCTTCTTGCTGCGGGTGACGGGCAAGCGCGGGCTGGCGCAGCTCAGTCCCCTCGAACTCGCCATCGTGATCGCGCTGGGGTCGGCGGCGGGGGACCCCATGTTCTACCCCGAGGTGCCGCTCCTCCACGCGATGCTGGTGCTCGCGCTCGTGGTGGGCTTTCAGCGGCTGCTCGCCTTTCTCGTCGTTCGGAGCGAGCGGGTCGAGACCTTCGTGGAGGGCACGCCCGTCGAACTCGTGCGGGGCGGGGTGATGGGGCGGGAGGCGCTGGGCCGCGCGGGCCTGAGCCGCGAGGACCTCTTCGAGCGGCTGCGGGCCCAGGGGGTGCGCCAGCTCGGGGAGGTGCAGCGCGCGTACTTCGAGCAAGACGGCAACCTCTCCGTCTTCCTGCACGGGGAAGGCGCCCCGGCGGGCCTCCCGGTCGTGCCGCCGTGGGACCTGGAACCCCCGAGGCGTCTCCCGGTCGGCGAGCGATACGCGGGCGAGGTCGCCTGCACGGGCTGCGGCACCCTCCTCACGCCGGAAGGTCCCCTGCCCCCCTGCCCGGGCTGCGGGTGCGACACCTGGACGCCCGCCACCACCGATCCGCTCGGCGGCGGCGGCGGAGCGCCCCAGGGCGGTGGGGGCAGCGGTCACGGCCCGCCCGGCATGGGCCCCGCCTGAGGCTCAGGCCTGCGCCCCGCGCGGCACCCACTGCGGCTCGGGCTCGATCTGCTCGGCGGGCGCCTTGCCCGGCTCCAGGCCGCTCGACCGCGCCGTCTGGAGGGGCGTGAGGCTCATCTCGCCCCGGCACTCGATCTGGCACGAGAGGCGGGCCGTGCCCAGGAGCCCCTTGTCCGCGAGCTTGTCGCGCTCGGCGACCGTCATGGTGTCCGGCTCGCCTTCTGAAAAGCTCACCCGGCAGGTCGTGCAGCGGGCCTGCCCCCCGCAGCGGTGCAGGATGTCCACCCCGCCCCGCTCCAGCGCCAGGACCAGCCGCTCGCCTTCCCGCCCTTCGATCATCCCGTACCCCTCGACCGTGATCTGCGTCATGGGTCAGGATGGCACGGGGAATGGGCCGGGGGAGGACACGACCCGCGACGCTCGGCCTCACCGGGTGGGGGAGGGAGGTGGGTGTGGGCCCGTCGGCAGCGCCTCAACGGGAGGCCGGGGGCTGGGAGAGCCGGGTCAGGGCCCGCTGCCCCGCGCGCACGTAGGCGCCCTGGCCGCTTTCCCTCCCGAAGGTGAGGTCCGCGACCGCCCGGCACGCGGCGAACCAGCGGGCGCGTTCCAGGGTGGGTCCGTCCACCGGGCCGTACGCCCCGAGGGCCGCGTGGAGCAGCGCGTCCCCGCCCCAGTGGAGGAGGCCGGAGAGGTCGCGCGCCGGGTCGCCCAGCGCGGCGTCGCTCCAGTCGATCACGCCCGTCACGTTGCCCCCCTCGTCGAGCAGGACGTGCTCGGCTGCGAGGTCGCCGTGGATGAGGCATCCGGCGACGTGCCCGGTGGGGGGCGGGTGGGCGAACACGTCCCGCCAGCGCCGCCCCACCTCCGGGGACACCTCCCCGCCGTCCACCGCGAGGGCGAGGTCACGGGACGCGTCGCGCGACCACTCTTCGAGCCGGGGGTCGTCGTCCTCCTCCACCCCGAGCGCGCGGGCCTCCCCCGCCGGGAGGTCGTGCAATCGGCGCAGAAAGGTGCCGAGGTCGTGTCCGATGACGGCGAACCCGGTGGGCCCGGTCTCCAGCAACAGGGCGGGCGTTCCCGCGAGCCTCGCGTAACCGGCGTAGGTCACGCCCGCGTCCGGGCGGGGCGGACGGACCACCCCGTCCACCGGGAGGGCCAGCGGGAGCCGGGGGGCCAGCCACGCCGTAAGCCTCGCCTCGGTCAGGAGGGCGGTGGCCGCGCCCGCGCGCTTCGGAAACCGGAAGACGTACTCCCCGCCGACATCGAACGCGAGGTGATCGGTCCCCTCCCCGAGCAGCGTGACGCCCAGGTGCGCCAGCTCGGGAAAATCCGCCCGGATGAGCGCCGCAGCCGTAGGCAGGTCGACCCTTCGTGCCGAGTCGGTCATGGGGAGAGGGTACAGGGGACCGGCCCCCATGACGAAGGCTCGGTCCTGGTCGGGGGCGCCGCCTAGGTCGAGGACCCGGACAGGAACTCGGCCAGGAGGTTGTTCACCCGCACGGGCTCGTCGCGCATGACCCAGTGGCTCGCGCGGGGCAGGCGCACCACCCGCACCCCCGGCACCCAGCGCTCCAGCCCGTCCGCGTGCTCGGGAAGAAGGGCCACGTCACGCTGGCCCCAGATCACCAGCGTGGGCACCCGCACCTGCCCCCCGGGCGCGCCCTTCCGGCGGACCTGCCGGGAGCGCCGCAGCGCCCGGTAGTAGTTGATCATGCCCGTCGCCGCACCCGGCTGGTCCCACGCCTGGCGGTACAGGCGCCGGTCTTCATCGGTGTAGGCCCGCGGGTTCGTGCCGCGGAGCGCCCACGCGCCGAAGCGGTGCAGGAACCGTTCGGGCAGCCAGGGGAGCTGGAAGAAGAAGATGTACCACGACCGCCGCCACTGCTCGGGCTTGCGGGCCACCTGCCGCGCCCGGGCCGGATGCGGCGCGTTGAGGATCACCAGCCGCCGCACGACCTCCGGCTGCCGGATCGCCAGCGCCCAGGCGACGATGCCGCCCCAGTCGTGGCCCACCACGTGCGCCCGCCCGCCCCCCAGCGCGCGGATCAGGGCCGCCACGTCCTCCTGGAGGGTGCCCACCCGGTAGGCGTCCACCCCGGGCGGCTTCTCGCTGAGGTTGTAGCCCCGCAGGTCGGGGGCGACCACCCGGAAGCCCGCGCGCGCGAGGGGCCCGATCTGCCGCTCCCACGACCGCCAGAACTCGGGAAAGCCGTGGAGCAGCACGACGAGGGGGCCCCGGGGATCGCCCGCCTCGACGTAGTGGAGGCGCACCCCGTTCACGACGATCTGCTGATGGGTCGGCATACCGGGCAGTCTTCCCGACGGGCGGGCGGGATCGGTGCGAGGAGGGGAAACGTTTCTTGACCTGGGCGGCATGACCTTTCCCGCCTCACCCCCCCGCCCGTTCGAGCCGCGTTCCGGGGGCGCCGGGGTCCGCTTCCCCCTCGCGCGGGAGCAGCCGCCACGCCCCCACGTCGAGCAGGCCGCGCGGGGTGAGCTTGAGGGCCGGAATGACGCTCAGGCCCAGGAAACTCAGGGTGGTGACGGGGTAGGGGAGGGTGCAGCCGAGCGACCGGACCGCCGCCGTCACCCCCGCGAGCCGGGCGGCGGCCTCGTCCGGGGGCAGGTCGCTCATCAGCCCCGCGAAGGGGAGGGGGAGATGAGCGCGCACCTCACCCCCCGCGACGACGACCACGCCGCCGCCGAGGTCCTCCAGGGCCCGGCCCGCCGCCCGGACGTCCGCGTCCGTGCCGCCGAGCACCGCGACGTGGTGGGCGTCGTGCAAGACGCTCACCGCCAGGGCGCCCCCCGTCATCCCCGTGCCCGAGGTCCAGCACGCCGCGTGTTCTCCCCGCCCGTAGCGGTCGGCGACGACGAGCCGCGCGTCCCCGGTGCCCGGCCTGCCCGCCCCGGTCGTGATCTGCCCCCGGCGCACCTCCATCACGGGCCAGTGACCGGGAACCTCGAAGGTCGCCCGGTCCCACCCCGGCCCGAGGTTCACCCCGCCGCCGGGCAGGGGTGGGGTGACGCCCCCGGCCCGCGCCTCCTGCCCGCCCACGAAGGTCTCCAGCACCTCGAAGCCCTGAAGGTCGCGCAACAGCACGAAGTCGGCGTGGTAGCCGGGCGCGACGAGTCCGAGGTCGTGCAGGCCCCAGTATTCGGCGGGGTTGCAGGTCACGAGCGCCACCGCGTCCGCGGGGTGGAGGCCGCCCGCCACGCACGCGCGCAGGAGGCGGTCGAGGTGCCCCAGCGTCAGCAGCTCGTCCACGCTCACGTCGTCGCTGACGAGCATGGCGCGGCGGGGGCGCTCACGGAGGACGGGGAGCAGGGCCTCCAGGTTCCGGGCCGCCGACCCCTCGCGGACCATCAGCCACAGCCCGGCGCGCAGCCGCTCGCCCGCCTCCTGCGGGGTGGTCGCCTCGTGGTCGGAGTGGACGCCCGCCGCCGCGTAGGCCATCAGGTCGCGGCCCGTGACGCCCGCCGCGTGGCCGTCCACCCTACGGCCCCGGCCCGCGCCCAGCACGTCCCAGACGCCGGGGTCGCCGCCGAGCACGCCGGGGTAGTTCATCAGCTCGGCGAGGCCCAGGACGCCGGGGAGGCGCAGGGCGGAGGCCACCTCCGCCGCGTCCATCCGCGCCCCGCCCCGCTCGAACTCGCTCGCGGGCACGCACGACGGCACCGAGGCGAAGACGCGCAGGCCCGACCCCCGCCCCGCCTCCAGCATCCAGGCGAGGCCG is from Deinococcus planocerae and encodes:
- a CDS encoding GNAT family N-acetyltransferase codes for the protein MPRPACPADADTIALHRYLDEADAAERPTYAAWVADALRRGVYAGFLARDGGEVVAGAGLTLLEWGPTRGDPSPYRARIVNVWTHPGHRRRGLAWTLVTLCLDAARERGVTRVGLGTSETSRPLYEALGFRASGTEMHLRLEDVPF
- a CDS encoding YetF domain-containing protein, coding for MSAGGGSEVVPFDLGRMFLGDVPPLFLLEIVFRTGVIFLWLVFLLRVTGKRGLAQLSPLELAIVIALGSAAGDPMFYPEVPLLHAMLVLALVVGFQRLLAFLVVRSERVETFVEGTPVELVRGGVMGREALGRAGLSREDLFERLRAQGVRQLGEVQRAYFEQDGNLSVFLHGEGAPAGLPVVPPWDLEPPRRLPVGERYAGEVACTGCGTLLTPEGPLPPCPGCGCDTWTPATTDPLGGGGGAPQGGGGSGHGPPGMGPA
- the mltG gene encoding endolytic transglycosylase MltG is translated as MTRLQGKGTPLWVWLLLVLFILLLLAAGGVFAFLRSLTGPAGGQAYTLEVKPGDTLPAIARRLEARGIVKNARALRFVMDRNGTAGSLKEGLYDLSGTMNVYQVAEKLAGPARIPTVSVTVPEGRRIQDIPPIFEKAGFAAAQVQAALNDASLSQYARGKQKNLEGFVFPATYEFRVGETPRSAVQEMVARMEREFTPANVAKAKALGLGVRDWVILASMVQAEAANDEEMPIIAGVFLNRLRDGINLGSDPTVAYGLGKDLPELDRSAGDFTKDTPYSTYTRPGLPAGPINNPGQAALLSVLSPERKLDDGRDALYFLHGLNGKIYVNHDYTAHLRDIDRYR
- a CDS encoding nucleoside deaminase; the protein is MTDPTPTPDLPASSPMREAARLALENVLQGQGGPFGAVIVRDGEIVATGVNRVTQNSDPTAHAEVEAIRLLGRFHLSDCEIYTSCEPCPMCLGAIYWARLCALHYACTQSDADAIGFSDEFIYGEIAKPHAERQLPTTQEGREEALAAFRAWQGSVAKVEY
- a CDS encoding 2Fe-2S iron-sulfur cluster-binding protein, which encodes MTQITVEGYGMIEGREGERLVLALERGGVDILHRCGGQARCTTCRVSFSEGEPDTMTVAERDKLADKGLLGTARLSCQIECRGEMSLTPLQTARSSGLEPGKAPAEQIEPEPQWVPRGAQA
- a CDS encoding ATP-binding protein; its protein translation is MTAVQGQVRARTLGELLQTPEYAGRTPFDGRVRLVHDEVRENLTRKLRGGEDLFPGVIGYDETVIPQLTNALLARQNFILLGLRGQAKSRILRAITGLLDEFVPVIDGVDMPDDPLNPIGAEGRHLLEVHGLELPIRWLPRDARYVEKLATPDVTVADLIGDVDPIKAARLGTSLGDTRSMHFGLLPRANRGIFAVNELADLAPKVQVALFNILQEGDVQIKGYPIRLELDVMLVFSANPEDYTARGKIVTPLKDRIGSEIRTHYPTDVRQGMEITAQEAVRDTGVIVPDFMAELIEEIAFQAREDGRVDKMSGVSQRLPISLMEVASANAERRSLTQGDHPVVRVSDVYAGLPAITGKMELEYEGELKGADTVARDVIRKAAGAVYARQLGSADTRELEKWFEDGNVFRFPQSGDAAGAMKATRQVPGLTDLAVTVAGSNDDAVRVAAAEFILEGLYGRKKLSRAEETYAAPEPETRQQRGGRWN
- the gatB gene encoding Asp-tRNA(Asn)/Glu-tRNA(Gln) amidotransferase subunit GatB gives rise to the protein MYRAVIGLEVHLQLRTRTKIFSACPADYHGAEPNAFTDPLTLGLPGTLPTLNREAVELAMMFGLALGCDVSGFTQFHRKNYFYPDAPKNFQLSQYDRPIARDGVLEVGGGRVRIKRAHLEDDAGKLLHPTYAPYSLLDLNRAGSPLIEMVTEADIRGAEQARAFLEAVQAIAQSLGVSDATPEEGKMRCDVNISVHHPGEPWGTKVEVKNLNSFRSVGRAIEFEAARQERVLSTGGRVTQDTLGWDEGGGKTFLMRTKEGEADYRYFPEPDLPPLDITPEWVERVRARMPELPAQKRERLVLAGVRESDAETLSLNVPLGRFYDEALASTPAPDAQRLANWLLTDVAGFLAAREETIRDTGLNPAHLAALVRLLGAGTIGGRVAKDLLADVMAGQDPEALVRERGLSVVTDTGAIDAAIDAAMRADPATVEKVRAGNAKAMNALFGPVMKATGGQAKPEVVRERLQAKLGL
- a CDS encoding phosphotransferase, which gives rise to MTDSARRVDLPTAAALIRADFPELAHLGVTLLGEGTDHLAFDVGGEYVFRFPKRAGAATALLTEARLTAWLAPRLPLALPVDGVVRPPRPDAGVTYAGYARLAGTPALLLETGPTGFAVIGHDLGTFLRRLHDLPAGEARALGVEEDDDPRLEEWSRDASRDLALAVDGGEVSPEVGRRWRDVFAHPPPTGHVAGCLIHGDLAAEHVLLDEGGNVTGVIDWSDAALGDPARDLSGLLHWGGDALLHAALGAYGPVDGPTLERARWFAACRAVADLTFGRESGQGAYVRAGQRALTRLSQPPASR
- a CDS encoding carbohydrate kinase family protein, giving the protein MTQEDLKHGRGLPGPLVSLGDLAWDVLAKPDTMLMAGGDTTGRLELSGGGSAANLAVWASRAGFPSAFVGKIGRDRFGELATAELEAEGVTGHLVLSDEHRTGVILALIDRRGQRAMLTGQGADWELLPGELPRDLLAGAGHLHLTAWSLFRDPPRGAALEAARVAKAGGATLSLDPGSFQMIGQMGREDFLEIVDAVPFDVIFPNADEAHAMSGCTDPDRALGWLRGRYPHALVVLKLDEEGALLEGPGQPRTHVPATRDRLIDATGAGDAFGGAFLAGWLRHGDAAQAARLAVQVGGWVVARFGARPPADADLGARLAAFRPEVGA
- a CDS encoding alpha/beta fold hydrolase; protein product: MPTHQQIVVNGVRLHYVEAGDPRGPLVVLLHGFPEFWRSWERQIGPLARAGFRVVAPDLRGYNLSEKPPGVDAYRVGTLQEDVAALIRALGGGRAHVVGHDWGGIVAWALAIRQPEVVRRLVILNAPHPARARQVARKPEQWRRSWYIFFFQLPWLPERFLHRFGAWALRGTNPRAYTDEDRRLYRQAWDQPGAATGMINYYRALRRSRQVRRKGAPGGQVRVPTLVIWGQRDVALLPEHADGLERWVPGVRVVRLPRASHWVMRDEPVRVNNLLAEFLSGSST